From one Candidatus Desulfatibia profunda genomic stretch:
- a CDS encoding ABC transporter ATP-binding protein: MTNNTLLSVEDLKVYFRAGNGVARAVDGVSFQVRRQETVCLVGESGCGKTVSALSILGLNATPPAEIAGGRIVFNGQNLLGLDEEKMRKIRGNQIAMVFQEPLTSLNPVFTIGDQIGEAVSIHENISVEALHERCVQLLKDVGFPAPRQRLKDYPHQLSGGQRQRVMIAMALACAPELIIADEPTTALDVTVQAQILDLFRSIQKERSMSVLYITHDLGVVANIAERVYVMYAGIIAEQGNTSQIFHDVRHPYTRGLLASLPSRVKRGKRLYSIPGAVPNPAHKPGGCPFHPRCPDAVPVCREELPQMCDYGAGHLARCPVLFERNN; this comes from the coding sequence ATGACCAACAACACCCTGCTTAGTGTCGAAGATTTGAAAGTGTATTTTCGGGCCGGCAACGGGGTTGCCCGGGCCGTGGACGGCGTCAGTTTCCAGGTCCGGCGCCAGGAAACGGTCTGTCTCGTCGGTGAGTCCGGCTGCGGCAAGACCGTCTCCGCCCTGAGCATATTAGGGCTCAATGCAACGCCGCCTGCTGAAATTGCCGGCGGCAGAATCGTGTTCAACGGACAGAACCTCCTGGGGCTTGACGAAGAAAAGATGCGCAAGATCCGGGGAAACCAAATTGCCATGGTCTTTCAGGAGCCGCTGACATCGCTGAATCCGGTTTTTACCATCGGCGACCAGATCGGCGAAGCCGTCAGCATTCACGAAAACATCAGTGTCGAAGCGCTGCACGAACGCTGTGTGCAATTGCTGAAAGATGTGGGGTTTCCTGCTCCGCGGCAGCGGCTCAAGGACTATCCCCACCAGCTCAGCGGCGGTCAGAGACAGCGGGTCATGATTGCCATGGCCCTGGCATGTGCTCCGGAACTGATTATCGCCGACGAACCCACCACCGCCCTGGATGTGACCGTACAGGCTCAGATTTTGGATCTTTTTAGATCCATCCAGAAAGAACGCTCCATGTCGGTTCTCTATATCACCCACGACTTGGGTGTCGTGGCCAACATCGCCGAGCGGGTCTACGTCATGTATGCCGGCATCATCGCGGAACAGGGCAACACCTCCCAGATTTTCCATGATGTCCGTCACCCCTATACCCGCGGGCTGCTGGCCTCCCTGCCCAGCCGCGTAAAACGGGGAAAACGGCTTTACAGCATTCCCGGGGCAGTGCCCAATCCGGCCCACAAGCCCGGGGGCTGCCCGTTTCATCCCCGCTGCCCCGATGCCGTCCCTGTCTGCCGGGAAGAACTGCCTCAAATGTGCGATTACGGGGCAGGACACCTGGCCCGCTGTCCGGTGCTTTTTGAAAGGAACAATTGA